A DNA window from Turicibacter sp. TJ11 contains the following coding sequences:
- a CDS encoding HAMP domain-containing sensor histidine kinase, with product MKKLLSKIGLSLYFALCLFIIHLITLAVTWTLLYMGISFNWMSETIQDQPCVVIGITLVSCIIIGFIIFAIASRKVIATICQFIEATNRLASGDFSARLNITHPPEYRVLSDNFNHMAEELAGIEVLRTDFINNFSHEFKTPIVSIKGFAEILKDPTLSQEERDEYLDIVIEESTRLSALATNVLTLSKVEGQTILTNQQSFNLGEQIRQCVLMLDSKLEKKEILLQADIQDIHVFANKEMLNQVWLNLLDNAIKFTPTQGIIEVIVQEKESDVLVTISDTGCGITDQALPKIFDKFYQEDRSHATMGNGLGLSIVHEIMTLHKGNIKCMSTVSKGTTFVVSLPKE from the coding sequence ATGAAAAAGTTACTTAGTAAGATAGGATTAAGTTTATATTTTGCTTTATGCTTATTCATTATTCATCTCATTACTTTAGCTGTGACATGGACGCTTCTTTATATGGGAATTTCATTTAATTGGATGAGTGAGACAATCCAAGATCAACCCTGTGTGGTGATAGGGATTACACTTGTTTCTTGTATCATTATCGGATTTATTATTTTTGCGATCGCGAGTCGAAAGGTGATTGCAACGATTTGTCAGTTTATTGAAGCAACGAATCGATTAGCAAGTGGTGATTTTTCAGCTCGATTAAACATTACGCATCCTCCAGAATATAGAGTTTTGTCTGATAATTTTAATCATATGGCAGAAGAACTGGCGGGAATCGAAGTATTGAGAACGGATTTTATTAATAATTTTTCTCATGAATTTAAAACACCTATTGTTTCAATTAAAGGATTTGCTGAGATTTTAAAAGATCCAACCCTCTCACAAGAAGAGCGTGATGAATACTTAGATATTGTCATTGAAGAATCAACGAGACTTTCCGCTTTAGCAACTAATGTGTTGACATTATCTAAAGTTGAGGGACAAACCATCTTAACCAATCAGCAGTCATTTAATTTAGGTGAGCAAATTCGACAATGTGTTTTAATGCTTGATTCTAAACTTGAGAAAAAAGAGATTCTTCTTCAGGCAGATATTCAGGATATCCATGTTTTTGCTAATAAAGAAATGCTAAATCAAGTGTGGTTAAACTTATTAGATAATGCAATTAAATTTACCCCAACTCAAGGAATCATTGAAGTGATCGTACAAGAAAAAGAGAGTGACGTGTTAGTCACAATTAGTGATACAGGATGTGGAATTACCGATCAAGCCCTTCCTAAAATTTTTGATAAGTTTTATCAAGAAGATCGCTCACATGCAACGATGGGAAATGGACTGGGACTGTCTATTGTTCATGAAATTATGACGTTACATAAAGGAAATATTAAGTGTATGAGTACAGTTTCTAAAGGAACAACGTTTGTAGTCTCGCTTCCAAAGGAGTAA
- a CDS encoding response regulator transcription factor, with product MIHILVAEDDKHARKLLETVLKREGYEVLTAQDGEEVLTTLERQHVDLILLDIMMPKMDGYEVARQLREANFNLPILMVSAKQLPEDKKKGFIVGTDDYMTKPIDVEEMLLRVRALLRRSQIVNERKLTIGSVTLDYDSLTVTREGESQTLPQKEFYLLYKLLSYPGRVFTRIQLMDEIWGLQTESTDTTVNVHINRLRKRFSNYPEFDLISVRGLGYKAVKNV from the coding sequence ATGATTCATATTTTAGTGGCAGAAGATGATAAACATGCGAGAAAGCTACTTGAAACCGTTTTAAAACGAGAAGGTTATGAAGTCTTAACTGCACAAGATGGAGAAGAAGTTTTGACTACTTTAGAACGTCAGCATGTGGACTTAATTCTTTTAGATATTATGATGCCTAAAATGGATGGATATGAGGTAGCTCGACAGTTAAGAGAGGCTAACTTTAACTTACCGATCTTAATGGTGTCTGCCAAACAATTACCGGAAGATAAGAAAAAAGGATTTATTGTCGGGACAGATGATTATATGACCAAGCCGATTGATGTGGAAGAAATGCTTTTGCGAGTCCGAGCGTTATTACGTCGCTCACAAATCGTAAATGAACGAAAACTAACTATTGGCAGTGTGACACTAGATTATGATTCACTAACAGTGACGCGTGAAGGTGAAAGTCAAACACTTCCCCAAAAAGAATTTTATTTACTTTATAAACTGTTATCTTATCCCGGACGTGTCTTTACTCGAATTCAGCTAATGGATGAAATTTGGGGGCTTCAAACAGAAAGTACGGATACAACGGTGAATGTCCATATTAATCGATTAAGAAAACGTTTTTCGAATTATCCTGAATTCGATCTCATCTCTGTTCGAGGGCTTGGATACAAAGCGGTGAAAAATGTATGA
- a CDS encoding YwaF family protein, translating to MFTKLGQLFFAPLDAYEPAGMFTMPHFIALGICFVILCLAFFMSRRLTWDQVQHMTRCFAITITVLELIKIGYNFYYGYSWIDAWFPLSFCSLFIYATWFSGYGKGMIKEIGDAYIVIGCLLGGVGFLLMPTTSLMRYPIWHFLCLYSLLFHMMMIYLGVLYMIHRRVVINKRTFLYFGFYFLSSALICIVMNTMYGLNLMILREPFNVPFEWISQLQANHPVAYTVMAVCSYLVGPGLFAWLMSRFLNNKK from the coding sequence ATGTTTACAAAGTTAGGACAATTATTTTTTGCTCCATTAGATGCCTATGAACCTGCAGGTATGTTTACGATGCCTCACTTCATCGCCTTAGGGATTTGCTTTGTCATTTTATGCTTAGCTTTCTTTATGTCAAGGCGTTTGACTTGGGATCAAGTTCAACATATGACGCGTTGTTTTGCGATAACAATCACTGTTTTAGAGCTGATTAAAATCGGCTATAACTTTTATTATGGTTATAGCTGGATTGATGCGTGGTTTCCTTTATCGTTTTGTTCTTTATTCATCTACGCCACTTGGTTTAGTGGCTATGGAAAAGGGATGATTAAAGAGATTGGGGATGCTTATATTGTTATTGGATGTCTGCTAGGAGGAGTTGGATTCTTATTGATGCCAACGACTTCATTAATGCGTTATCCTATTTGGCACTTCTTATGTCTTTATAGTTTGCTTTTTCATATGATGATGATATATTTAGGTGTTTTATATATGATTCATCGACGCGTCGTCATTAATAAACGAACATTTCTTTATTTTGGGTTTTATTTTTTAAGTTCGGCGCTCATTTGTATTGTGATGAATACCATGTATGGATTAAATTTAATGATTTTGCGTGAACCATTTAATGTTCCATTTGAGTGGATTAGTCAGCTTCAAGCCAATCATCCAGTTGCTTATACAGTCATGGCTGTCTGTTCTTATTTAGTTGGACCAGGATTATTTGCATGGTTGATGAGTCGTTTCTTAAATAACAAAAAGTGA
- a CDS encoding glycosyltransferase family 2 protein, with translation MQKIILINLVIAIVFFLCYSYQFLYVIASFFKNESRQEQAKPHRFAVLIAARNEESVIKHLIDSLNKQTYDQNQLTVFVVADNCTDATAKCAKEMGAVVYERFNQTKVGKGYAMDYLLEKIECDYEPFDGYFVFDADNVLDRNYISEMNKTFSNGYDIITSYRNSKNYGDNWITAGYALWFLWESEFLNRGRMLLGNSCAVSGTGFLFSRRIIEKYGGWKFFLLTEDIQFTIDNVLTGEKIGYCQKAMLYDEQPVTFEQSFKQRLRWAKGFFQVFHRYGLDLFKGTFERRNMSCYDMLMVIMPAIILTIFTLIFNGSVLLFGEYSDHQKDLILTMLGQMIMNIYFMLVMIAVITTWTQWKNIHTTSLKKILYIFTFPFFMFTYIPITIVAFFKKVEWQPIEHSRAKTLAEIKEG, from the coding sequence ATGCAAAAAATTATTTTGATTAACTTAGTGATTGCTATCGTTTTTTTTCTCTGCTATAGTTATCAGTTTTTATATGTGATAGCCTCATTTTTTAAAAATGAGTCACGCCAAGAGCAAGCAAAGCCTCATCGTTTTGCTGTGTTAATTGCTGCTCGTAATGAAGAGTCAGTGATTAAACATTTAATTGATAGCCTTAATAAACAAACGTATGATCAAAATCAACTCACTGTCTTTGTTGTTGCAGATAATTGCACCGATGCAACAGCTAAATGTGCCAAAGAGATGGGAGCTGTTGTTTATGAGCGATTTAATCAAACAAAGGTTGGAAAAGGTTATGCGATGGACTATTTACTAGAAAAAATTGAATGTGATTACGAGCCGTTTGATGGTTATTTTGTTTTTGATGCAGATAATGTCTTAGATCGAAATTATATTTCAGAGATGAATAAGACCTTTTCAAATGGCTATGATATCATCACAAGTTATCGAAATTCAAAAAATTATGGCGATAACTGGATTACAGCCGGTTATGCATTATGGTTTTTATGGGAATCAGAGTTTTTAAATCGTGGTCGTATGTTGCTTGGTAATAGTTGTGCGGTTTCAGGAACTGGTTTTTTATTTAGCCGTCGAATTATTGAAAAATATGGGGGCTGGAAATTTTTCTTATTAACGGAAGATATTCAGTTTACAATAGATAACGTGTTAACAGGTGAAAAAATTGGTTACTGTCAAAAAGCGATGCTTTATGATGAACAGCCTGTCACGTTTGAGCAATCGTTTAAACAACGTTTAAGATGGGCAAAAGGATTTTTTCAAGTCTTTCATCGCTACGGTTTAGATTTATTTAAAGGAACGTTCGAGCGCCGTAATATGTCGTGTTATGATATGCTCATGGTCATTATGCCTGCTATTATCTTAACCATTTTTACATTAATTTTTAACGGAAGTGTTCTGTTATTTGGTGAATATAGTGACCATCAAAAGGATTTAATTTTGACCATGTTAGGACAAATGATCATGAATATTTACTTCATGTTAGTGATGATTGCCGTGATTACAACGTGGACACAGTGGAAAAATATTCACACGACTAGCTTAAAAAAAATACTGTATATTTTTACGTTCCCATTTTTTATGTTCACCTATATTCCAATTACCATTGTGGCATTCTTTAAAAAGGTAGAGTGGCAACCAATTGAACATAGTCGTGCCAAAACATTAGCAGAAATTAAAGAAGGTTAG
- a CDS encoding LTA synthase family protein, whose translation MKNKIISMILSTLLGYGILSWITSQTQSLTLGVMVTLIWMAFYLFLRHKTKECPSLTKVEQFVIFLLTIMLLSYTNLTIERPLSFLTRPYTISIISNDSTHPIEISEISVNNETINLALFSETSDWSYQETLSTTSNTPLTLSGLTNESINVSFLKTSKSGSVSIYQNDTLIKTLDLSSNTEYSFKTKISKDFLILLIPAYIGTICMVYLSFSKLFQWCQLKVNAPFLIFKKDLSTHGILYVSLPILFLTLFKWTALTNISLRPYLLALFFVIMPMIEVILFKNNPIKSSKTNACRMIFYLLYASILTMIGMQVIYFFPNFDVAMTWITHHVNLIFLSSTIIFSMSVLCFCLFNHLVLAIGVSTLLMIGVAIANFYKMLVVGEPIYPSDVSMITNLTDIIGYVKDLLSPTVLTALFIGVTLFIICSFIFRQGFKLSMKQRVVLFTLFSIYLGSIFYYEKTPLKTLVNQTVYFTKWNQLNNYQQNGFLFGFITNLQNELMIKNENYNEKNMTDLVDYYTKKAKDYNESKESSQLPNIITIVSESLSDPLVFDQLTFSEDPLSNLRQYMRTYSSGQFLSPFKGNRTANVEFEYLTGFSNSLLLEGTIPFQQALSTKDKIPSFISFMTDFGYSSVAIHPNNPAFYKRKVVYPAIGFQRFLSINNMKNLEYIESEKYVSDESVFNELYDELIASDQPLLAYGLTMANHIAIFDQKFGDNTIEVVNSTGEHETEMETYAEGLKQSDVALKEFITKIEQYDEPTIVIFFGDHLINFQSDIHERHGYIEKDTDAARTKMFFETPLLIMSNLEDFSIENIHDISPIFIAPIVLKELNLPLSPFYLFLLDLYDQFSVLHNNFKLDANQNQVDELTDEQEQLLLALELIQYDILEGKEYTAATFFNAPN comes from the coding sequence ATGAAAAATAAAATAATCTCAATGATCCTTAGCACACTACTTGGCTATGGAATTTTATCTTGGATCACAAGCCAAACTCAGTCGCTAACATTAGGCGTTATGGTAACACTGATCTGGATGGCCTTTTATCTTTTTTTAAGACATAAGACAAAAGAATGTCCTTCACTTACTAAGGTAGAACAATTCGTCATCTTCTTATTAACTATCATGCTGTTGAGTTATACAAACTTGACCATTGAACGACCTCTTTCCTTTTTAACTCGTCCGTATACGATCAGTATAATCTCAAACGACTCAACTCATCCGATTGAAATCTCTGAAATTAGTGTCAATAATGAAACAATTAATTTAGCATTATTTAGTGAGACATCAGATTGGAGTTATCAAGAAACATTAAGCACGACTTCTAACACACCACTGACGCTGAGTGGTTTAACGAATGAGTCAATTAATGTCTCTTTTTTAAAAACATCAAAATCAGGCAGCGTCTCGATTTATCAAAATGATACGCTCATTAAGACGTTAGATTTATCAAGTAACACAGAGTATTCATTTAAAACGAAAATTTCAAAGGATTTTCTCATTCTTTTAATTCCTGCCTATATCGGAACTATATGCATGGTTTATCTATCGTTTAGCAAGTTATTTCAGTGGTGTCAACTAAAAGTTAATGCGCCTTTTCTAATCTTTAAGAAAGATCTATCGACTCATGGTATTTTATACGTTAGTTTACCTATTTTATTTTTAACGCTTTTTAAATGGACTGCACTCACTAACATCAGTCTTCGTCCTTATTTGTTAGCTTTATTTTTTGTAATCATGCCAATGATTGAAGTCATCTTATTTAAAAATAATCCGATTAAGTCATCTAAAACTAACGCATGTCGGATGATTTTTTACCTTTTATATGCTTCAATCCTAACGATGATTGGCATGCAAGTGATTTATTTCTTTCCAAATTTTGATGTTGCCATGACTTGGATTACGCATCACGTCAATCTCATTTTTCTATCTTCAACCATTATCTTTAGTATGAGTGTTCTTTGTTTTTGTTTGTTCAATCACTTAGTGTTAGCCATTGGAGTTTCCACCCTTTTAATGATTGGGGTCGCAATTGCTAACTTTTATAAAATGCTTGTTGTTGGCGAACCGATTTATCCATCAGATGTCTCGATGATAACCAACCTGACAGATATTATTGGTTACGTGAAAGATCTTTTATCTCCAACTGTTTTAACAGCACTATTTATCGGGGTAACGTTATTTATCATTTGTTCTTTCATCTTTCGTCAAGGCTTTAAGTTAAGCATGAAGCAACGTGTTGTCTTGTTCACTTTATTTAGTATTTATTTAGGCTCTATTTTTTATTACGAAAAAACACCACTTAAAACGCTGGTGAATCAAACGGTTTATTTTACTAAATGGAATCAATTAAATAACTATCAACAAAATGGATTTTTATTTGGATTCATTACGAATCTTCAAAATGAATTAATGATTAAAAATGAAAACTACAACGAGAAAAATATGACTGACTTAGTCGATTACTATACAAAAAAAGCCAAAGACTATAACGAATCTAAAGAGTCATCTCAGCTACCAAACATTATAACAATCGTGAGTGAATCATTAAGTGATCCACTGGTTTTTGATCAATTAACTTTTAGTGAAGATCCGCTCTCAAATCTTCGTCAGTATATGCGAACCTACTCATCCGGACAATTTCTATCACCTTTTAAAGGAAACCGTACTGCGAATGTTGAGTTTGAATATTTAACGGGCTTTTCTAATTCATTGTTATTAGAAGGTACTATTCCATTTCAACAAGCTTTAAGCACTAAGGATAAAATCCCATCTTTCATTTCCTTTATGACCGATTTTGGCTACTCATCTGTTGCCATTCACCCTAATAATCCAGCTTTTTATAAACGAAAGGTTGTCTATCCAGCGATTGGGTTCCAACGTTTTTTATCGATTAATAATATGAAAAATCTAGAGTATATTGAGAGCGAAAAATATGTCAGTGATGAATCGGTATTTAATGAACTTTATGATGAACTGATCGCCTCTGATCAACCCCTTCTTGCTTATGGCCTAACCATGGCGAATCATATTGCTATTTTTGATCAAAAATTTGGCGACAATACAATTGAAGTTGTGAATTCAACAGGTGAACACGAAACAGAAATGGAAACGTATGCGGAAGGCTTAAAACAAAGCGACGTCGCTTTAAAAGAATTTATCACAAAAATTGAACAATATGATGAACCGACCATTGTCATCTTCTTTGGTGATCACTTAATTAATTTTCAATCTGATATTCATGAACGACACGGATATATTGAAAAAGACACTGATGCCGCTCGTACAAAAATGTTCTTTGAAACCCCGCTTCTTATCATGTCGAATCTAGAAGATTTCAGCATCGAAAACATTCATGACATTAGTCCTATCTTTATTGCTCCAATCGTTTTAAAGGAGCTAAACTTACCGTTATCGCCATTTTATCTTTTCTTACTTGATCTATATGATCAATTTAGCGTGTTACATAATAACTTCAAACTCGATGCGAATCAAAATCAAGTTGATGAGCTAACCGATGAACAAGAACAATTGCTACTCGCTCTTGAACTGATTCAATA